A window of Cydia pomonella isolate Wapato2018A chromosome 25, ilCydPomo1, whole genome shotgun sequence genomic DNA:
ccaatagaataactttatttgttTTCCTCGCTCAGCGTGCAGTGATTCTCTTGGTTCTTAAAGACACATCCTCGCTAAGCACCCCCGCACATCTCTGATGGTAACGCATCCTTCGgttcttatttatctttatttgactTTGGTCAAACAAAACCCCACAATCTACATTATTTAGTATTGGGTAATAAGTGATAACTTTTGTTTATatacaatcaatcaattttttttgtgttatggctccatcagtgttgatgattctgccaatgtcgaggttggataagacacggctagtatatgaatcttatcatattacggtcatagacagtgttcggtggagtatccgatcaatctgcaaagaaatacaaattaccacTAACTAGCTCACAGACTACATACAGTTCAGTAGTGtctaaatacaataataattgttatttaaaaaaatagaacacTATTCAACAtcagcaggggtcggacaaaaagtgcggatgacgtcaaaccactcaggtgatttcaaatagtatttttgattttcataaacaattatcacttatcatttatcaacctctttattaaacgatatcgccacttgaaatgagtaagtacgtttttgactgacacattgtcaatcagatgaacaataaattgacttcgttattgtttagctattgtatcttcaagattatatttagctaaaatttatatttactaatgtataagaaaacgctctaaaatgtcatctttactcgaatattgtggcaattttccgtttttggaggtacgtgacaaacacgtatactgctcttgctgtaatcaagatataccaacgaaggtaagcaatattaaaagacatttggagacaaccaaacatgtcggaaacgtagaaaaaaagggcaaagtgaatttaatatgaaccttacaaattttatgatagcagcaaacataccctgggtgcaactacaaaatgaaaacttccgtaatttcataaaaaaaatgcataaatgtattattaattccatggatttatttacgattattttgttacttcattaatactactttcttactacatgtcacacggaagtttaaatacaaactcaaacatcatcctgtgtgcaagattacgtcatttttacgtcatccgcattTTTTGTCCCACCCCTGAACATCAGTAAAACAGGAGAGAAAAACGCTAAACGGAACTTAAATTATGCATGAGCACGTGACTTTTCGTTCcgatctgtcatcccgatacttTTACATTTCAATAGGTTTTTGTTAATAACCGCACccatgtacggtcacgtctgaaaatatcaatacaaaaaacgcgccaaaaatatgtatacacgactttattgcccatatataaaggtggtgtatacatatatttggcacatttttcgtatcgatattttcagacgtgactgtacaagttAAAGTAGTTAAACCAACCATAGAGAAaaaagtacatagagtgctaactccatacatcagttttgataccaaaacgcttattattttcacagtcgcgacgaacgaaagctctaatgctcaacaattttcagctaatataataaccggattaaccggaactctattttcaactccttctgcttgtaatattagttgtaaattgttgagaaatacaattttcgtcagtcgcgacacccgatacatctagtgtcaagtagcggtactgataattccgctactcgatgctagatgtcgactatggAAATAATAATCGTTTTGGTGCCAAATTGATATAATGATGTATGAAGTGAGCACTAtgtttacttcttatttctccaTGGCTGTATTAAATAGCAGTTAATCGAAGTTTTTAACAGATGGCACTAGCATAAGATTAACGTGTCAATCCCATGTGTCtaactttgtttttttaaacttggaTCAATGTCATTTCATCCAAATCTCATAGATCAAAACTAGAGACAaataaaacctatgctggcgccatctataaaaAATCTTGGGACAGTTTCCAACACCATTGTAATAGAAATACTGATAAAGAACCGGGGGAAAATCTTGTTAAGgtaattataattagttttagattgtacaaatataaatttagtaaataatgcttgatttttattttattttattgtattcttgagaaaatgaaacaaacattttagtaataaaatatattatttcaagaTTGACAAGTCCAAGGCACATAACCCTCAAAGGAAAACTTAATGACTAATTACTTTACATTAACAACACTGCCGCGGCAATGAGGGCTACTGTTTTTTCTGCTCACCAGctggcgccactgtagatggGGGTCCAGAAAAACAGCTCTCAAGATTCtgctatatttataaaaaaatagaatagtACGTTCTTATACACACAAAagtattcttattcttattcatgccgttttttaaacctaagcctttgaacgccaagaacacctacaggcgtcgttactagtcgtgcccacagcgccaaggacaactataggtattatggcggacgctgtcaaagtaaccttcacacattcaagtaaggtttacattagctcgcttgcgcccagagcttggcgtttgagtgatgtttgtgtttttaacataaagcattcaaaaggttaatatattttagttggcaTTTTTTTATAACCACTAACATTTATTCAACTAATGTTTACCTACCATGAATAATCAAAaacggaaaaaatatttaccacaattatgaataaggagagAAAATTCCCCAAAAatactatgcatttgacatAGTGAAAGACCTCCatctacactagcgcccctagtggcgaaattaaacgcgttAGCCCTCATTAGGGTAACTCGTAAATAAGCATGAGATCTTTCGACCCCATTCCCGCAGTGTATGTGTTAACTTTATATTAGAGAGATCAACAATAACTTATATGAATATTCTATTGTACACTCACCATCAGAcgtatcggagcggccaaggtgttcacaaataacTGAACATTAACCTCTATTTAAAGTGCAtgtacagatatttttgagcaacttgtcTGCTCCGACAATTTTATGGTGGCAGTCCAACAATAACAACAAGTgcaaaaaacaatacttaattaaaCTTTGGATAGGTAGTATGTACCTTATTGTCATTGGTATGGTACCCTAAAATTCTTCTTCGATAAATTACGTGTAGAAAAAACGCTTACCAGAaggattttcgtacattgaacAGTCATGAGCGagacaacaatataattatgcgcgtggaATAAAGATGGCAACAGACGGATCAGTGCCAGTGGAGcaacactcctcctttcggcttttcctggctccgttcggctcagcaatgcttcgagcaattattagggttggcacaacttgacgtccctatatgtgcacgaccacagataagataatgacttgaatttgacaatcctaaatggccgaaagagATAGTGCCATActttagaaagggacagcataattcgtgcTTGAATTGCTGTCAAACGGTTTTGTAAGAAGTCTCATTTCtatacggtagtactattattgtattgtattgtagttcgggcgattttccgcaactcgacgactggcgcctattttgcgtgacaagggggggtggagggttggctactcttgccagcccaactcctcgaggaatcctatcaaacctttgatgttgagtaggacctcagggaggtctcggggatccgagatgttttgccctgtatggggccactccgctgcattccagcaccacgtgagaggctgtttcttctgtctccatgcatcctcggcataagggactgtctgtgacacctgttatgaaaagatgtttgttaaatagtccatgacctgttatgacactggttaccatactcagtcggaccttccctagttgaaggagcgcccttgtgagctttccgttgatgccaggcatggcttcttttgcctgtctgcatccagtctggttcagccagtgttctgtgtgtagtttccctgtacgtgccagcagcattgagcgtaccttgctaaacggtatcggaagaatcggttccggaccaatcgcccccgcacccgatccttgcctggcaagctcgtccgcagcatcgttaccccgggatccactgtgtcccttgatccattgtaaagtgatcttattattattatgacatacctccattagtcgttcgtggcattcgtgtataagtttggatgtaattatatggctatttagagccattaagactgctctactgtcggagagtatgcggatggaggatcctactaccttccttgcagtgatggcagctgccgcgtttaagatgcccatgcactcagcttggaataccgagttatgggctcctagcggtgtggtgattgacatgttcaggtcttctgagaaggttccggaGCCCGACCCCCTGTCTGTTTTGGagccatcagtgaagattctcagctcccggagattgagtccttcgtggttgtcgtcctcatataactgtattttgtaccttttgtcaaagatagcttgtttgtgaatccgatccgtgcccgacctaagcactggaaattcgtcatagaccttttccaggcatgttGTGTGGAGAGCTCCTATGCTGTTAGAccatatcgagggcttcaggccaaaggggcgtatacgcaaaaatgccatttttcgtttttaacggcatcgtattcgtcttgtaacaatacgtaagcacaatttttttcataattttatcataacaattagttaattaaataattaaaaaatcatttggcgtataacagacagtcataattttatgtcgttccaaaaagccgtactgaaggcgtataagtgatattttcattcagtccccgatattcatcggagtataaaggcgtacgtacatacttctctcacgtgacagtgcgaaccaccaaatagtgtcacgctatataggcgtacatacatacgaccataaacttttaccaactatcctcaaaatgcgtcgcggcaaagaggcgtatgaacatacgaccgtacaaaaattacgttggccttcaaataatgccgggccaaaggggcgcggagacagcgtccttgattgtcgcatattgctatccctttctgtcaagcgggtaagcgcactagggccaactgtctctcagtcagtgtctagtgcgttacagtatgctgtgcatctcgtgcgaataataacaataaagtggagcgctctgatgctgatggctctgccctgggcattcaagaatgacgtgggcggccaTCCTGTCTCCAAGTActctctgcagagggggctatctgtaacacgtagggttagtaggtgtttgtttagtggggcgtggccggttatggccccagtcacaAGCCGgacctgtggcctcttcagctgtctcagcctcctcgacaaaccggggtcgattgtcgggagggcttccttcgcctgcctgcacttgcctaggttagaccagtacggttggtgttttaccttggtgttgtgtcgcagaatgttccggagccaggcataaggcagaggtataattggctccggtcctgccaccctcagttccgaacatcctctcgccaatatgtcggccgcatcgttccctcgcgagttgctgtgtcccctgatccactgcagagttaagctggtggtggtgcttacatctgacagagctttgtggcatttgtagattagccctgaggtcaaagtataactttgcagagcttgtagtactggccaactatcagagagtatgcggatggagtaCTCCAATACGTTCCTTgaggcgattgcgtgtgctgccattatgatgccaatactgcctggaagactgtgttgtgggcacctagtcaagtcctagtggtgttgagatatgtatgtttaggtcctctgagaatactccagcgccagtgcctgaccttgtctttgatccatccgtgaagattctcagctctcatgggttgagtccttcacgaggttcttcgtgtaactgtatcttaatttcttgtcgaagacgaattgtctgggtatcctgtcagtcaccgcttcttttagcggttccttacctatcgcctcgtagaggatctcggtgtgtggtaccctaggtggtctccagagattagatgttttgagacgtaccgccgtagctagcgcttcctgttgtataaagaggtgtaGCAGCGGCAGGCTCAGtaaggcttccagggccgcggttggtattgtcctcatgcagcccatggtcgccatacaggccaacctctggattCGTTGTAGTTCAGCTTCAACTACGGATAGtgtggtgcgtggccaccaaactatcgcactgtagcttattattggtcgcatggctgcctggtaaagccatagagttatctttggggttagcccccaggttctacccactatcctacgacattgccagattacgactgtggctttgtaaattttgccgtttaggtgattgctctaattcaatttgctgtcaagtattacccctaaatactttacttccgcagatagttggagttcagtgtcgaacaggcggaagtgtttgttggtgaacataaccagctcagttttgttgggattgtctgagagttcgttgttaaaacaccagcgttccacgatggctagtgcagagcgggtaacatcgcataccgtacctgcatgattgccgctcgtcagtatcactatgtcgtcagcatagccgattgtgtaatagtgattattgtttagtgtggtgatcaggtcattcaccacaaggttccatagtagtggcgataggactcctacttgggggcatccttttgccattaatgcctgctgtgtttcgcccgtcccgagtttgatggttcgttggctcaacatgttgtttatccattctgtcataactgcattcgcgccatgtcttaccagtgctgctgtaatgctacTGAACCCGGCCCTGTCGAAAGCCCTTTCTatatctatgaaggttcctaagcacatggatctgtttttgaccgccacctcaattttacttactactgcGTGAAGTGCCGATTatgtagatttgccagggctgtAGGCATATTGGTTTGGATGCAAAGGCACATGAATTTGCACCCTCtctctaaggtacctgtcacacaacctctctaatgttttcaacatgaaagaggtcaggctgatgggcctgaaggatttgggatCCGAGTAGTCgtttttacctggtttcggtatgaagataaccttgacctccctccattgcttcggcacgtaccGGTGAGCCAtacaggcgcgcagaacgatgatcagcttcagagtgagatgcttcccgccccatttaagaagcgcagggaagatcccatccattcctggagatttgaaggagtcaaagctgtttaaggTCCACTGCGTGtgctgcgggctgattacctcatatgtctgtagccactcgtcctccgtcggggtggtagtaattcttaagtgtaacattcctctgttataatttgatggagacgtaaacgagttaagttgttagctaaactacttttaggtttattagtacagaagatttaatattgtttcttttaatgaaatgacgataaatgatgtcgtatttatttgtttagaagttttgattaatattttattgtttaagatagttataattttgttaccagtggtaccattaaagaaggagtaatgtttattgtctgaatacaatttttgatacgttttaactttaaccttttgttttagttaatgcactctaaatttaatcgtttgattgtttcttgactgtttttttagtaaagctgtcattgtgttgtcttagcaatttccatgcatcctttactaccaatttcaattttattcttttctataaaatcgttttgtactactcgacttttgagcgactaccatttacctactgtcacaaatagtaaaaatgatcttattggaattcagTTAAGTCAGTTTTCTTAAGTAAGCCCACACGTCTTAACTCTAGCTCCCAGCGAAGTGCTAAACGACTGCTATTATAggcaaaaataagaataagcggcgtgattgtcttttgaaacacttcttcttatcgtgtgggttgtaagattaatgtaccttaaaaaccctggtgttagagttattgagtcgccaaaggcctctgacatggctctcatgacgagcaccaccggatagatagcagccgggaccaacgactttacaccgtgccttccgaagcacagaatcatcttacttttcggacaatcaggtgattcagcctgcaatgtcctagccaaaccgggaatagtctcacaaagtcacaaagcgaCTTTTGTTTGACAGTGTCCccactgggattcgaacccggaacctccgaatcgagagacaaccgctctaaccattagaccacggaggctattgaaacactgatatgctcaaagtggcaattcaaaacagttacttacccaatcggtaaccagctcgagtcgacattgcttaatctcgtggacagttgtgacactatcaaaaccatcaggaatcattttaatggtaaaatctagatgaacttatgaatatttagtcaaaatataatttggcgccctattatacggccacaaataaaggatacttacacgatagattcgtcagcccagacgggcgtataaaaatcagaaaaaatagaagaaactacacaatgatgactaaatttctgtaaaattaaagtatttcgcattattaacagtatttccacctttcatgattaaattatcgaatataaaaaaaagtgaattatacgaccataaatctcaagtatttttcaaaaaatttcaacctatatgtcggaaattactgtcgtggtaaagaggcgtaactacataattactgctttttagaatacgtagaacgaaactaggcatgacacatgaaacagacagtaatttaaatactctatgcaaaTTGTACGCCTTACGGCACAACATAGTGATACGATTATGATTTATATGGGACCTGTACAATTGTATACTAacctatgttggacaaataaatgcttttgacttttgacttttgacttttgaaaattgtagaacaatcggtacattattgtaacaaaagttattcagttttttgtctctcctgaaaagtagggttcttgcttatacgcccctttagcatgaagccctcgatatattaagggttcgcaaccttaccgctgagagactgacctcttgctgtatgtgtaggtactattatttattctgtgtcaGTGCACGAAAATCTTTGTGGTAAGCatcttttcttaaaaaaattgggGTGGAAATGTGTGCTTTTTTAAGTCATTTGGTTTGTGCGATACACTTTAAAGTAGATGGCGTTCTCACAATACTCGTTTCGAATTGGCACTGATTTGTTTTGTGATGTTTCATGATTCTTCAGTTTTTACTTCTGGCTTCAATTTATCCTTTTTGTTCTTTGAATGTGCGTTCCGTTTATGGACCATTAAGTACCTACGAAAAgagtgataaaaatatatttggggAGAATGTCTTGATGAACTTCAGTCAATATGAAGAGAATTGTatttctcaacaatttacaacaaatattataAGCAGAAGGAGATGAAAACAGAGTTAACCAGAACTCTGGTCAGAacatccggttataatattagctgaaaatggTTGAGCATTAAAGTTTTCGTTCACTACTATCATGTTGTAACACTTATTATAAATGAGGGTGTGATATAGTTTTAATGTATAAAAACTGAGTACCATAAACCAGTGAAAGTAGGcacatacttatttttattaattttcatattatttactTCATTTTCACATTAGATAAATGATTAAAAAGAGAATTACTACATACCTATGAGTTTTGAAACTCTTCCCACATTCACATCCGTGCTTTTTCCCGTCACTATGCACTCTTCGCATATGCGCCAGCAAATATGACTTGCATTTCAATGTAGACTTACAAATATCACACACATGTTTATTAGCACTATGGACATTCCTTCTGTGCGTAGTTAAAGCACTTAAATTCTGCAAAACAGCATCACATTGGTCACATTTGACGTCCATTTTCAATAATCCTTTTCGCAGACGTTTCCCGAGATGCTTATTCTGTAAGTGTCTGTTCAAATATCGCTGGCACTTAAAGACCATATCACAAAATTCACATGTGTATTTACCCTTACCGTGCACTTCATGCATGTGTCCGTGCCAGACACTGTATGAATATGTCTTTTGGCATATATTACATGTGTATGGTTTACCTGTTACTCTAGTAGGTGTCGATGTCATTGGTTCATTTGAGGAGTCAGTCATACTAtctcttaatttattttcagtttcatGGTCATCGTAATTTGTCTTTAGAGGAAAATTATGTTTTGAGTTTTgatatgtttttagttttttgtacGAGTTGATTAGCTTAAAATCATAATCTGTTTTATTGAAAGCTTTAGGTTTATATGGTAACATATTTGTAATACTTTTGTTATGTGTAGGCATATGATGCTCAATAGACTTTATATTGTCGAAGTAGGAGTTGCAGATATCACATCGGAAGTATGGTGGATTGATGATAGTAACTTGGAGATGGACCAGATTGTGTTTGTAGACATCATATCTGGAATAGATAATATTGGTTTCTTAGTGAACAGCTGTTAAATGCAATCCATTCAATTCGCAGCATATTCATAAATAACAATACCAAGGCTATGGTATGATTATTTAAATCTAtagtaaaaatgttttaaagtacataaataaataaaataaaagggcaACTTTTAGACTGGAGAAATTACCATCTAGgaaatgtcagga
This region includes:
- the LOC133531618 gene encoding zinc finger protein 267-like, with the translated sequence MDQSLDALKVDQTNVDRDSNDNFQKLLFSVDIKVEKEAETNDDEDWCVDNFAAGNLLEPLFFTQVVEPQGIQCSLCYRYFLDRYDVYKHNLVHLQVTIINPPYFRCDICNSYFDNIKSIEHHMPTHNKSITNMLPYKPKAFNKTDYDFKLINSYKKLKTYQNSKHNFPLKTNYDDHETENKLRDSMTDSSNEPMTSTPTRVTGKPYTCNICQKTYSYSVWHGHMHEVHGKGKYTCEFCDMVFKCQRYLNRHLQNKHLGKRLRKGLLKMDVKCDQCDAVLQNLSALTTHRRNVHSANKHVCDICKSTLKCKSYLLAHMRRVHSDGKKHGCECGKSFKTHRYLMVHKRNAHSKNKKDKLKPEVKTEES